From the genome of Croceibacterium atlanticum:
TGATGCATGTTCATTCGTATCCATTACGTTTGACAGTGCAGGTATCGGCTCCTTGAAGCTCATGCCAGGCAGGCTGGCGGGATTTTCCCGTGTCTGTTTGGTGTGTGACACAAACTTGAGAGTTTGATCCTGGCTCAGAACGAACGCTGGCGGCATGCCTAACACATGCAAGTCGAACGAGCTCTTCGGAGCTAGTGGCGCACGGGTGCGTAACGCGTGGGAACCTGCCCTTAGGTTCGGAATAACTCCCCGAAAGGGGTGCTAATACCGGATAATGTCTTCGGACCAAAGATTTATCGCCTTTGGATGGGCCCGCGTTGGATTAGCTAGTTGGTAGGGTAAAGGCCTACCAAGGCGACGATCCATAGCTGGTCTTAGAGGATGATCAGCCACACTGGGACTGAGACACGGCCCAGACTCCTACGGGAGGCAGCAGTGGGGAATATTGGACAATGGGCGAAAGCCTGATCCAGCAATGCCGCGTGAGTGATGAAGGCCTTAGGGTTGTAAAGCTCTTTTACCAGGGATGATAATGACAGTACCTGGAGAATAAGCTCCGGCTAACTCCGTGCCAGCAGCCGCGGTAATACGGAGGGAGCTAGCGTTGTTCGGAAATACTGGGCGTAAAGCGCGCGTAGGCGGCTTTCCAAGTCAGGGGTGAAATCCCGGGGCTCAACCCCGGAACTGCCCTTGAAACTGGATCGCTAGAATCCTGGAGAGGCGAGTGGAATTCCGAGTGTAGAGGTGAAATTCGTAGATATTCGGAAGAACACCAGTGGCGAAGGCGACTCGCTGGACAGGTATTGACGCTGAGGTGCGAAAGCGTGGGGAGCAAACAGGATTAGATACCCTGGTAGTCCACGCCGTAAACGATGATAACTAGCTGTCCGGGCACATGGTGCTTGGGTGGCGCAGCTAACGCATTAAGTTATCCGCCTGGGGAGTACGGTCGCAAGATTAAAACTCAAAGGAATTGACGGGGGCCTGCACAAGCGGTGGAGCATGTGGTTTAATTCGAAGCAACGCGCAGAACCTTACCAGCTTTTGACATCCCGATCGCGAATAGCAGAGATGCTTTTCTTCAGTTCGGCTGGATCGGTGACAGGTGCTGCATGGCTGTCGTCAGCTCGTGTCGTGAGATGTTGGGTTAAGTCCCGCAACGAGCGCAACCCTCGTCCTTAGTTGCCATCATTTAGTTGGGAACTCTAAGGAAACCGCCGGTGATAAGCCGGAGGAAGGTGGGGATGACGTCAAGTCCTCATGGCCCTTACAAGCTGGGCTACACACGTGCTACAATGGCGATGACAGTGGGCAGCGAGCACGCGAGTGTGAGCTAATCTCCAAAAGTCGTCTCAGTTCGGATTGTTCTCTGCAACTCGAGAGCATGAAGGCGGAATCGCTAGTAATCGCGGATCAGCATGCCGCGGTGAATACGTTCCCAGGCCTTGTACACACCGCCCGTCACGCCATGGGAGTTGGTTTCACCCGAAGATGGTGCGCTAACCTTTTAGGAGGCAGCCAGCCACGGTGGGATCAGCGACTGGGGTGAAGTCGTAACAAGGTAGCCGTAGGGGAACCTGCGGCTGGATCACCTCCTTTCTAAGGATTTTGGCGGAAAGCGCCGGACTTCATGTCCGGAAGAGCTTCCTCCATTTCCAAAGAACATGCCGTCGTCCTCATGTCCTTTCATCACTGGAGATTGACCCTGGGTCGCTATGCGATTTTGGGTCAAATGCCTGAGCTGGCTCACGCCGCCCGCGGCCTTTTGGCCGGCAGGGCAGCAGAATGGGCCGGTAGCTCAGGTGGTTAGAGCGTACGCCTGATAAGCGTAAGGTCGCTGGTTCGAGTCCAGCTCGGCCCACCATTTTGCGATCTGGTGCGGGGCCTTAGCTCAGCTGGGAGAGCACCTGCTTTGCAAGCAGGGGGTCATCGGTTCGATCCCGATAGGCTCCACCAGTCGCGAATACTCCAGTGAAGGAAAACAGATCCGGTTTCGACCGGTAGGCGGCATCTGGCCGCTGTCTTTGACATTGTGAATGGGTTTTTAAATCGATGCCGTGGCGCATGGCAGTCGATCTGAATGGTTTTCGGACCATTGGGTTGGCGGCAATGCGACACTTTACAGATGTAATATCTGGCTGAGATTATCCTCCGCGCCATTTTCAGGCGTCAGGCTTTTATGCAGGCTTGTCGTTGATGGTGTGGATTCTCAAGCGTGAGGTAAGAGCATTTGGTGGATGCCTTGGCATGTACAGGCGACGAAGGACGTGGCACGCTGCGATAAGCGTCGGGGAGTTGTGAGCAAACTTTGATCCGGCGATTTCCGAATGGGGAAACCCACCTTCACCATTTCTCTCATTGTCCGAGCGATCGGGTTTTGAGAGAGGTGGATAAGGTATCACCTTAGTGAATATATAGCTTTGGTGAAGCGAACCCGGGGAACTGAAACATCTCAGTACCCGGAGGAAAAGACATCAACCGAGATTCCCGTAGTAGTGGCGAGCGAACCGGGACCAGGCCAGTGCCTTTCATTCAACTAGCAGAACACTTTGGAAAGAGTGGCCATAGCGGGTGACAGCCCCGTATGTGAAAGTGATGTGAAAGGACTCGAGTAGGGCGGGACACGTGAAATCCTGTCTGAACATGGGGGGACCACCCTCCAAGCCTAAATACTCGTACATGACCGATAGTGAACAAGTACCGTGAGGGAAAGGTGAAAAGCACCCCGATTAGGGGAGTGAAACAGTACCTGAAACCGAATGCTTACAAGCAGTTGGAGCTCCATAGGGAGTGACAGCGTACCTCTTGCATAATGGGTCAGTGACTTAGTGTATCATGCAAGCTTAAGCCGTTAGGTGTAGGCGCAGCGAAAGCGAGTCTGAATAGGGCGACAGAGTATGATGCATTAGACCCGAACCCCGGCGATCTAGGCATGGCCAGGTTGAAGGTGCGGTAACACGCACTGGAGGACCGAACCGTTGAATGTTGAAAAATTCTCGGATGAGCTGTGTTTAGGGGTGAAAGGCCAATCAAGCCGGGAAATAGCTGGTTCTCCGCGAAATCTATTGAGGTAGAGCGTCGGATGTATGCCGATGGGGGTAGAGCACTGGATGGGCTAGGGCGGCGCGAGCTGTACCAAACCTAACCAAACTCCGAATACCATCGAGTCTTATCCGGCAGACAGACGGCGGGTGCTAAGGTCCGTCGTCAAAAGGGAAACAGCCCTAACCTACAGCTAAGGTCCCCAAGTCATCACTAAGTGGGAAAGCATGTGGGATTTCCAAAACAACCAGGAGGTTGGCTTAGAAGCAGCCATCCTTTAAAGAAAGCGTAACAGCTCACTGGTCTAAATAAGAGATCCTGCGGCGAAAATGTATCGGGGCTAAAGTGATGCACCGAAGCTTAGGGTTCAGTACTTTGTACTGAGCGGTAGCGGAGCGTTCCGTAAGCGAGTGAAGCCGAAGGGTAACCGACGGTGGACGTATCGGAAGTGCGAATGCTGACATGAGTAGCGACAAAGAGGGTGAGATGCCCTCTCGCCGAAAGACCAAGGGTTCCTGCGCAACGCTAATCGGCGCAGGGTGAGCCGGCCCCTAAGACGAGCCCGAAGGGGGTAGTCGATGGGAACCACGTTAATATTCGTGGGCCTGGTGGTGTGTGACGGATTGTGGAAGTTGTTCGATCTTATCGGATTGATCGGGCAGCCAAGTGGTCCCAGGAAATAGCCCCACCGTATAGACCGTACCCGAAACCGACACAGGTGGTCAGGTAGAGTATACCAAGGCGCTTGAGAGAAGTATCCTGAAGGAACTCGGCAAATTGCCTCCGTACCTTCGGAAGAAGGAGGCCCTGAATTGAGGCAACTCTTTTCAGGGGGCACAGGCCAGGGGGTAGCGACTGTTTAGCAAAAACACAGGACTCTGCTAAGTCGGCTTCAAGACGACGTATAGGGTCTGACGCCTGCCCGGTGCTCGAAGGTTAAGAGGAGGAGTGCAAGCTCCGAATTGAAGCCCGAGTAAACGGCGGCCGTAACTATAACGGTCCTAAGGTAGCGAAATTCCTTGTCGGGTAAGTTCCGACCTGCACGAATGGCGTAACGACTTCCCCACTGTCTCCAGGATATGCTCAGCGAAATTGAATTCTCCGTGAAGATGCGGAGTACCCGCGGTTAGACGGAAAGACCCCGTGCACCTTTACTGCAGCTTCAGAGTGGCATTAGGAAAGAGTTGTGTAGCATAGGTGGGAGGCTTTGAAGCCAGGGCGCCAGCCTTGGTGGAGCCATAGGTGAAATACCACCCTGCTGTTTTCTGATGTCTAACCTCGTACCGTTATCCGGTACAGGGACCCTCTGTGGCGGGTAGTTTGACTGGGGCGGTCGCCTCCTAAAGAGTAACGGAGGCGCGCGATGGTAGGCTCAGGCCGGTTGGAAACCGGCTGCAAGAGTGCAATGGCATAAGCCTGCCTGACTGCGAGATCGACGGATCGAGCAGAGACGAAAGTCGGTCATAGTGATCCGGTGGTCCCTTGTGGAAGGGCCATCGCTCAACGGATAAAAGGTACGCCGGGGATAACAGGCTGATGATTCCCAAGAGCTCATATCGACGGAATCGTTTGGCACCTCGATGTCGGCTCATCACATCCTGGGGCTGGAGCAGGTCCCAAGGGTTTGGCTGTTCGCCAATTAAAGTGGTACGTGAGCTGGGTTCAGAACGTCGCGAGACAGTTTGGTCCCTATCTGCCGTGGGCGTCGATTGTTGAGAGGAGTTGCCCCTAGTACGAGAGGACCGGGGTGAACATACCTCTGGTGTACCTGTCATCGCGCCAGCGGTGCAGCAGGGTAGCTATGTATGGACGGGATAACCGCTGAAAGCATCTAAGCGGGAAGCCTCCCTCAAGATTAGCAATCATCGAGTCGTGATAGACCATCACGTTGATAGGCCGGGTGTGGAAGCGCAGTAATGTGTGGAGCTAACCGGTCCTAATAACTCTGTTCGCGCTTGTTGAATCCCACCATCAACGTCAGTCCTGCACATGCAGGGCGGCTGTTGATCCGGAGGATCATCCAGCCCGATAACTAACATCAGTCATCGATTTAAACCCGCAATACGCCGGCTTCATTGCTTGGTGGCCATAGCGCCTGTGACCCACCCGATCCCATCTCGAACTCGGCCGTGAAACCAGGCAGCGCCGATGGTACTAACGCTCAAGCGTTGGAAGAGTAGGACGCCGCCAGGCATTGCAGCCGGCGTATCGCGCGGAAAAAAAACCCATTCTCAATCTCATGAGGCTAACCCTTACCGAATAGCCTCAATCCTGGCGTCTCTTACGATAGACGCGGGATCAAAACTTCCGACATATCAGTAGATATGAGATCAAACCCCGCTGTGATTCAGCGGGGTTTTGTCATATCTGCACCCCATGATAGCGGCGGATGCCGCAAGGTGCGGGATAATGAGATGCGAACAAGATTGAGCATCTGCCGCAAAAAGCGAGCTTTCCCTACCGAAGGGGCCGCTCTTCACGCTGCCTGTGCATCGGATCTGGATCTGCGCATCTATCGCTGCGACCGATGTGGACGTTTTCACCTGACCAGCCGGCGCAAGGGCAAGCGCATTCCCCGCCTAACCGGCTAATCGGTTATTTGCCTTCGGCCACGTCCAGCAGATCCATCAAATTGCGGGCGGCGTTGCGGTCGTCTTCATCCTGAAACGCCGTATCAAGGTCCGGAGCATGTCCGACCATGTAGAGCACTGACCACAGGGCGAAGCGGCGCGGGCGGTCTTTCTCCAGCCCGAAGTCCACACGCATTCGGTCCAGCCCTGCTTCAAGCATGGCCGGGGACACTTCCGCCATGTCGGCGCTGCCGAAATAACGGTTCAGAAGATCGTCGAAATACATTTGTCCGGCGTTAGCGCATGGCGCCGCCGGGGCAAAGGTCCGTGCGGGGCAGGGGCAGGCTAGGGCTCAATCAGGCGATTTGAGAGTGACCCACACATCCACAGGGGCGATGAACTTGCCCGGAGCGGGTTTGCCGACATCGACCCGTTCCGCCGTCACCAGTTCGCCGGTGGCGAGATTGAAGCTGGCCCAGGGCTTCGGCATACGGCCGAAGGTCATTTTCTGGATCGGCCGCCCGGTGGCGGTGTTCATGATGGTCGCGATGATTGCCATGGCGTGCCGCTAGAATGTGCCGCACAGGCCGTCCAGCCGGCTCCGCCGCTTCTCCCACAGTTCGTCGCCACGACATGTCGAGGGGCGTGCAAGAACTTCCGCGCGGTGTCGGATTGGGGGAGGCGCCCGCCACAATCGCGCAGCGGCCAGCGGCCGGCTAATAACCTTATGCCATGCCTCTCATCCCATTCTGCCGGGCCGCGATGCAATTGCAGGAGGAACGCGGTACGATTGGCAGCATTCCAGTCCATGAGCGGCGATGCAGGAGGAAGAGATGAGCGGAACGCGGATCGAAAGTGACACGATGGGCGAAATCGCGGTCCCTGCGGGCAAATTATGGGGCGCGCAGACGCAGCGATCACTGCAGAACTTCCGCATCGGGGAGGAGCGAATGCCGCGCCCCGTGATCCGTGCCCTGGGCATCATCAAGCGTTCCGCAGCCTTGGCCAATTCCTATCTCGGCCTGCTGGATGAGGATCTTGCGGCGGCGATTGTAGAAGCCGCCGATCAGGTGATCGCGGGGGAACTGGACGAGCATTTCCCGCTGGTCGTGTGGCAGACCGGATCGGGCACGCAGACCAATATGAATGCCAATGAGGTGATCGCCAATCGCGCGAACCTGATGCTTGGCGGGGAACTGGGTGCCAAACAACCGGTCCACCCCAATGACCATGTGAACAGGAGCCAGTCCTCTAACGATACTTTCCCTACGGCCATCCATATCGCCGCCGCCATGCAGATCACCGGGGAATTGCTGCCCGCGCTTGCCGACATGCGGGACAAGCTGGAAGCGAAGGCGAAGGGCTGGTCGGGCATCGTCAAGATTGGCCGGACCCATACGCAGGATGCCACGCCGCTGACCCTGGGGCAGGAGTTTTCCGGTTATGCACGGCAAGTCGCGGCCGGGATCGAGCGGATCGAGGCGACACTGCCGGGCCTCTATGAGCTTGCCCAGGGCGGCACGGCGGTGGGAACCGGGCTGAATGCGCCGGAGGAATTTGCGGGTGAAGTCGCAGCGCGGATCGCTGAGGTGACGGGCCTTCCTTTCGTGACTGCGCCCAACAAGTTCGAGGCTTTGGCTGCACAGGATGCGCTGCTGTTCTGCCACGGTGCGATAAATTCGCTGGCCGCCGCGCTTTACAAGATCGCCAATGATATTCGCCTGCTCGGCTCCGGCCCGCGATCGGGCCTTGGCGAACTGGCCCTGCCGGAAAACGAGCCCGGATCTTCAATCATGCCCGGCAAGGTGAATCCGACCCAGTGCGAAGCACTGACGCAGGTTTGTGCGCAGATCTTCGGCAATCAGGCCACGCTGACTTTCGCCGATAGCCAGGGCCAGTTCGAACTCAACGTCTATCGCCCGGTAATGGCCTATAATTTCCTGCAATCCGTGCGGCTGATGGGTGATGCTGTGCGCAGTTTCACCGCCAATCTGCTGATGGGGCTGGAACCGCGTGAGGACAATATCGCGCGCGGTGTGCAGAATTCCCTGATGCTGGTGACGGCGCTGGCACCCGAGATCGGATATGACAAGGCCGCTGCGATTGCCAAGGCCGCGCACTGGAAGGGCATCACATTGCGCGAAGCGGCCGTGGCGAGCGGGGATGTGACGGAAGAGGAATATGACCGGATCGTGCACCCTGAAGACATGATCGGGCCACGCTGAGCGGGACCCAGCGGCGCATATATCCACTGGCGGCGATGCAAAGTCGCAACAGTGGCCGCATGTCATGGGATTGCAGCAAATCTGTCGCGGGAGCTTCACGCACCGACCCTAGGGCGCCCTCAATTGAAACAGAGGGCTCCCAGGAATGAAACTGAACCGCTTGCTTCTTTCGACCAGCGCGGCGGCTTGCGCGCTTGCGGCCACCCCGGCTCTTGCCGGGGAAGTGGTTGGTGTCGTGGTCGACACGACGGATACGATATCGCTGCAATCTGCAAATATTCGCCTGGTGGAACTGAACCGCGAGGCGGTTTCCGAACGGGACGGCAGCTTTCGTTTCCCCGATGTGCCTGCGGGCACTTACACGCTGGTGGCGCGCTATGTCGGTGCGAAGCCGCAGACCTTGACCATCGACGTGCCGGGAACCGGCACGGTGCGAGCAGACTTTGCCCTGGGCGGGGCTGGCGCGGATGGGGCGATCCTGGTGATCGGCCAGAGCGCAAACCAGGCCAGCGCGCTTTCCCGCAAGCGTGAATCCGATGTCGTCAGCGATGTGCTGAGCCGTGATGCCATCGGGCAGTTTCCGGATCAGAATGTGGCCGAATCCCTGCGCCGCCTGCCGGGCATCAATGTGCTGAACGATCAGGGCGAGGGGCGTTTCGTATCCGTTCGCGGCCTTGACCCGAACCTCAATTCCACCTCGCTCAACGGCGTGCGCGTCCCATCGCCGGAATCGGATGTCCGTTCGGTGGCGCTGGATGTGATTTCTTCCGACATCATCGAATCCATCGAGGTGAAGAAATCGCTCACCCCCGACATGGATGCCGATACGATCGGGGCCTCCATCGAGATTGAAACCACCAGCGCCTTCGACCGCCGGAAGAGCCTGCTGACCGGCAAGCTGGAAGGCAGCTATAATGATTATTCTGGCGAATTGACGCCGAAGGGCAGTGTCGATTTCGCCACGAGGCTGGGCGAGAATGTCGGCGTTTCGGGCGGCATTTCCTATTACAAGCGCAAGTTCGAAACCGACAATATCGAAACCGATGGCTGGGAAGAATCCGCTGGCGGCCCGTTCGCCACAGAGATCCAGTATCGC
Proteins encoded in this window:
- the fumC gene encoding class II fumarate hydratase; amino-acid sequence: MSGTRIESDTMGEIAVPAGKLWGAQTQRSLQNFRIGEERMPRPVIRALGIIKRSAALANSYLGLLDEDLAAAIVEAADQVIAGELDEHFPLVVWQTGSGTQTNMNANEVIANRANLMLGGELGAKQPVHPNDHVNRSQSSNDTFPTAIHIAAAMQITGELLPALADMRDKLEAKAKGWSGIVKIGRTHTQDATPLTLGQEFSGYARQVAAGIERIEATLPGLYELAQGGTAVGTGLNAPEEFAGEVAARIAEVTGLPFVTAPNKFEALAAQDALLFCHGAINSLAAALYKIANDIRLLGSGPRSGLGELALPENEPGSSIMPGKVNPTQCEALTQVCAQIFGNQATLTFADSQGQFELNVYRPVMAYNFLQSVRLMGDAVRSFTANLLMGLEPREDNIARGVQNSLMLVTALAPEIGYDKAAAIAKAAHWKGITLREAAVASGDVTEEEYDRIVHPEDMIGPR